The DNA window CCTCTAGCAATGCCTCACCCTGATTCTCATATGCAAGCACAGTGTCTGATTCATCCATCAGGAACTGGACACCAGCTTCCACATAAGATCTCTAAAAGGGagattagaaaacaaaaaatagggCAAAGTTTCCTTTATATTAAATTCAGACAAAGTACAGACAAACATAattttcaacatttactttttataaatcATATGCCAATTGAAGAGTACACATTAGCAGTCAACACTCAGATCCTGCAGGAATCAACACTTTATGGGAGTGGATTCTTTTTTCGTCATGAGGGAGGACATATGCAGCTTGTATGAGAAACGATGGCCAGGCTAAAGAACAAGGTAGCTTATTGAACTTTAAAGGAGTAGAGAACCATCTACTGCTTTCGGGTCAGGTTTGTTTATAGCCAACCAAGTTTGTTAGGAAATACCACTGACAAgtggtattttgttttttttacaaacaaaaaaaactgcaggATTAGTCAAGAGTGGCTGTGGGAGTATGATTAAAAAACCTTGCATACACTTCAGTACAAACATCTAGCATCATTAAGAGATTGTACTGAAATAGGCAGATTTGAAATTACCTACCTTGCAGTTTGTGCAAGTGCAAAGCTTGATCCGCCAGTCATATGGCCAGAAAACTGCCCCCACCCTTGGCCTCACCAAGCTTTTTGCCTTTAGCTCTTTCAGTTTGCATGGTGCAGTTTCAGACTGGCACATAACAGGACACCGCTCCATCTCCTCACATGTCCTCTTGCGGTTTACAGCTTTAATTCCATTACTAGTGAGCTGTTAAAGTGAACAAAATGCACCATTTAATTTAATGATGTGTAAAGTAAGTTCaaatggaaatgaaaatgaTCCTTGTAAATCTTGTCTTCTAATGTATGAATTAGAAAGAAattcattttgaacattttgctCCCTCTGCTGATGGAATATGAAAAGTGAAAAGCaagtattttttctttacagaatatttttgAAGTAGCCATTGGCAGTTAATGCATTAATTTCACTATATCATGTTGATCTGTTTCTCACCGTTGCTTCCTTCTGACAGCCTTTACTTGTGGAGGGCTCATCATGGCCATTACTGCATGAAGGTAACACTGCATCCTTCTCTTCTTTATTTCCTGCTTCAGgatcatcctcatcctctctaCAGATACTCAGGTTAGTTACTGGAGGGCCTATATGAAATACAGTAATACACATAATATCACCATGCCTTAAGGAGCTGCTTTTGTAAAGTATTAACCTGAATTAGAAAGGGGGTACAAGCACATGAAACTTACATGCAAAATAGGCAGCATACGTCCAAAGGAAGGGAGCTCTGTTCATACAACTCTCACACACCATCTCCAGTAACTCCTCTGAGTCCACGACCGCACAACCCAGATGCTACAaaacaatgacattaaaatatGCTCCATAAAGGCCTTTTtataaagtaagaaaaaaaaatacactcctGCGACAGCCTACCTTTGAGTGGTACCAGTCTTCACAAAGAATACACTGAATCATTGCTTCACCAACCTTCCATCATGATgtaaaataagaacaaaaacaacaatggtTCAAAAGAGAAATGGTACATAATTTTAGAAGTgctaaacatttaatataaatttggCTACTGGTGCACTAACATTGCAAAATACGTTGATAAGTTGAATAGCAGCATTACATacctcatcatcttcatcaggATAAGTTCTGTCACAAGAGCAGTAACGGCCAAAGAAATTGTGGTTGTAAACGTTCTTGGTGTTTTGTCCCTCTTTTTCCTGTGAATAAGCAACATAcgaacaaaacaaatgaaacaaatgttAGAATCAGGTatcacatatttaaatataaattcacATAAAGAGTTGTGAGAAGTGGTGCATTGTATAAACTGCATGAAGAAGTACAGCTTACGTTTGTGAACAAAAGCAGTggaaaatgtactgtaaaaaagGTGTGCAAACTTCTGCTTTACAGAAGTTCAAAGATAAGGTTATTCCTGCATTTCTGAAAACCCAGTGGATAAGTGGCTTAGCTTTTTAATGACTTAATGAAGTACATTGAGCAGTCACTTTACAAATGATGAATTCTACTGCACACACAACAAAGGAATACATCCAAAATACACTTACAGGGATCAGTTTGCATTTAAATGAGCCGAACTTGCTGTTACCACAATCACAGCAAAAGTTcctatgaaaagaaaaacaaatgggattaaaaacagaaatacaggtCAACGTGTGGGGTACTAAGGTAGAAGtaactttaaaaatattatataaagggGCTGTACCTTTTTGTGTACAGTTCATAGATGTGGTGGCCATCATGGCAGGTGTTAGCACAGGCAAGGCAGACTCCAGCAGGCTCCATGCCCTCACCTGTGCAAGTACTGCAAGCAAACACTGCCTGTCGCTTCACATATCCCTGCAATGTACACATAAGGTGCGACCGCACATAGGTTTCATTCCAAACAGCTGTCTACTCTCTGCATTAAAGCACTGAATATGCTGGAATGTAATGGTCTCTACACCAAATGTAGTGCATTAGATATAATGCAATAGATATTCAATAAGAGGGGGTTTAGGATTCAAGCACAGTGCGACAGACTATCAGTAAATctagatagattagatagatattgtcattgcataatacaggtacacagcaaaaAATGcctctaccagaagtgcaaagagtagcaattgtgcaaatagaccagtgcagataaatatgatAACATATgaacagcatgtaatatatatgtatatatgttgtaaacatatgtacagcatgtaatatataggtatagatgtaaacatatgtacagtgaataattATGAAGGCTATAGCAGTGCATGTAAAGGAACAACAAGTAGAAGGTTATATGGttatggcattaaaaaaaattgcaagctgaataaacaagttcactaaatataaatgtgtgtgtgtgtgtgtgtgtgtgtgtgtgtgtgtgtgtgtgtgtgtgagagagagagagagagagaaatatttggCAGAATGTACAATAAGgtgtatatagatatacataaataaaatagtgcagatgtatgtaAGGCACAATATGTAGAGAATAAGGGGTATAAACAACACAATATGTaatatagttatatacagtatcattTACAGTGTTCTATCTTTAAGGATCAGAGTGTACGCTCATCACAATCATTATAGTATCTGCAACAAGGAAATTACTTCAGCTGTATAATGACTAAGATAATTAATAAGATGTTAAGTCTTACCCGAGGATATGAACACTTATCCGGATCACTTCCAGCCAAAACGGCCAGAGCTTCACTCAGTTCGTCATCCTCTAACAGATCCATGGAGCCGACATCCTCCTGTCTTTTATTTACGTCCATATTCCttctgctacacacacacagccttaacACATTAGTTATCGCGCCCGCGCAAAAATATAcgtctataaataaaaacacaaacaaaggaCTAGCACGTGGTGTGACAGCAGAAACATGCAGCACATGACTTCCGGTTTGAAACCGGGGACAAATTTGGCGCGAAATAATGCTATATTCACGTGCGCTTCAATTGCCTGTATTAAGTAATTATCACGTATACTTTAATAGATAAATTCGCAACTCGttatttaagaaaatgtttaaacccTGCAGAAATTTCGAGAGTACTTAAATGCAGCGTGAATGACAGCAAACTGTTTAGTTCTCTGAACCCAAATTAATAGCACTTTGTTATATATTTCTACAGAATATACCattaaacatatacaaatacaccactaaatatataaatctgtcTTTAAGATTTAACAATTTGTTAGTTTAAGAAAAGACTTTATACAAAATCCCTTACTTGTCTTTACTTGGTGTATCttatcattttctttgtttacacaaacaagcGCATGCGCAGAGTTCTCTCTTGTTACTGGGGCAACGGGACGCGCGAGGCTCAGCGATAGAGGGTTTAGCTAATTCAGCTAAGCTAAGCTGAGCTAAGCTAAACTAAGCTAAGCTAGCAACAGTTTATTTGTGGGCCTGAACAAAATTCGCTTTACGACTAAATGGAAGTTACATTATCTATGGATCCTCTTTTTCTTGCATGGAGCTATTTTAGGAGAAGGAAGTACCAGAAATGTTCGGATCTTTGCACAAAGGTGCTGGAGGAAAATCCGTACGACCAGGTGAGTCTGTTTATACGGATATAGCAGGGCTGTTATCTCTAGCTAGCTTTGCTagaaaataatcctcttaaACTGGACTGcagataaaataacaataaatcaaaGGCATCTTACAGACAGTAATGATCGTAGGTTTTAGCTGCTACTCGTGTCCTGTTTCTGTTAAATAATCTAATTTCACTTGTTAGGTAGATAAGCAAAGTAATACTACAtggtttgtttcattttactcaGCCGTCATAACACTCCAGCTAG is part of the Tachysurus fulvidraco isolate hzauxx_2018 chromosome 12, HZAU_PFXX_2.0, whole genome shotgun sequence genome and encodes:
- the LOC113659802 gene encoding putative E3 ubiquitin-protein ligase UBR7, with protein sequence MDVNKRQEDVGSMDLLEDDELSEALAVLAGSDPDKCSYPRGYVKRQAVFACSTCTGEGMEPAGVCLACANTCHDGHHIYELYTKRNFCCDCGNSKFGSFKCKLIPEKEGQNTKNVYNHNFFGRYCSCDRTYPDEDDEVGEAMIQCILCEDWYHSKHLGCAVVDSEELLEMVCESCMNRAPFLWTYAAYFACPPVTNLSICREDEDDPEAGNKEEKDAVLPSCSNGHDEPSTSKGCQKEATLTSNGIKAVNRKRTCEEMERCPVMCQSETAPCKLKELKAKSLVRPRVGAVFWPYDWRIKLCTCTNCKRSYVEAGVQFLMDESDTVLAYENQGEALLEEDLLRSCLRSLDHVQQLEVIYQYNDMKAELRAFLQQFADQGKDLTPEAIHMFFEELQSKKKRRTSAGQYYCS